A genomic region of Zalophus californianus isolate mZalCal1 chromosome 11, mZalCal1.pri.v2, whole genome shotgun sequence contains the following coding sequences:
- the SRPRA gene encoding signal recognition particle receptor subunit alpha, giving the protein MLDFFTIFSKGGLVLWCFQGVSDSCTGPVNALIRSVLLQERGGNNSFTHEALTLKYKLDNQFELVFVVGFQKILTLTYVDKLIDDVHRLFRDKYRTEIQQQSALSLLNGTFDFQNDFLRLLREAEESSKVRAPTTMKKFEDSEKAKKPVRSMIETRGEKPKEKAKNSKKKGAKKESSDGLLATSKAVPAEKSGLPVGPENGVELSKEELIRRKREEFIQKHGRGLEKSSKSMKSDTPKEKGKKAPRVWALGGCANKEVLDYSTPTTNGAPEVAPPEDISLIRGTGPGGQLQDLDCSSSDDEVAAQNTKPSATKGTLGGMFGMLKGLVGSKSLSREDMESVLDKMRDHLIAKNVAADIAVQLCESVANKLEGKVMGTFSTVTSTVKQALQESLVQILQPQRRVDMLRDIMDAQRHQRPYVVTFCGVNGVGKSTNLAKISFWLLENGFSVLIAACDTFRAGAVEQLRTHTRRLSALHPPENHGGRTMVQLFEKGYGKDAAGIAMEAIAFARNQGFDVVLVDTAGRMQDNAPLMTALAKLITVNTPDLVLFVGEALVGNEAVDQLVKFNRALADHSMAQTPRLIDGIVLTKFDTIDDKVGAAISMTYITSKPIVFVGTGQTYCDLRSLNAKAVVAALMKA; this is encoded by the exons ATGCTCGACTTCTTCACCATTTTCTCCAAGGGCGGGCTTGTGCTCTGGTGCTTCCAGGGCGTGAGCGACTCATGCACCGGGCCCGTTAATGCGTTGATTCGTTCTGTGCTGCTGCAG gaaagggGAGGTAACAACTCTTTCACCCATGAGGCACTCACACTCAAGTATAAACTGGACAACCAGTTTGAGCTGGTGTTTGTG GTTGGTTTTCAAAAGATCCTAACACTGACGTATGTAGACAAATTGATAGATGATGTGCACCGGCTGTTTCGGGACAAGTACCGCACAGAGATCCAACAGCAAAGTGCTTTAAGTCTATTGAATGGCACTTTTGATTTCCAAAATGACTTCCTGCGGCTCCTTCG TGAAGCAGAGGAGAGCAGTAAGGTCCGTGCTCCCACTACCATGAAGAAATTTGAAGATTCAGAAAAGGCCAAGAAACCTGTGAGGTCCATGATTGAGACACGGGGTGAAAAGCccaaggaaaaagcaaagaacagcaaaaaaaaggGGGCCAAGAAGGAGA GTTCTGATGGCCTTTTGGCTACCAGCAAAGCAGTTCCTGCTGAAAAGTCAGGTCTCCCAGTGGGGCCTGAGAATGGGGTAGAACTTTCCAAAGAGGAGCTAATACgcaggaagagagaggagttCATTCAGAAGCATGGGAGAGGTCTGGAGAAGTCCAG CAAGTCCATGAAATCAGATACTCCAAAGGAGAAGGGCAAAAAAGCACCCCGTGTGTGGGCACTGGGTGGCTGTGCTAACAAGGAAGTCTTGGATTATAGCACTCCCACCACCAATGGAGCCCCTGAGGTTGCTCCACCTGAGGACATCAGCTTG ATTCGAGGGACTGGGCCTGGAGGGCAGCTTCAGGATCTGGACTGCAGCAGCTCAGATGATGAAGTGGCTGCTCAAAACACCAAACCTAG TGCTACCAAGGGAACTCTGGGTGGCATGTTTGGGATGCTGAAGGGCCTTGTGGGGTCCAAGAGCTTGAGTCGTGAAGACATGGAGTCTGTGCTAGATAAGATGCGTGATCATCTCATTG cTAAGAATGTGGCAGCAGACATTGCAGTCCAGCTTTGTGAATCTGTGGCCAACAAGCTGGAAGGGAAGGTGATGGGGACATTCAGCA CGGTGACTTCCACAGTAAAGCAAGCCCTCCAAGAGTCCCTGGTGCAGATTCTGCAGCCACAGCGTCGTGTAGACATGCTCCGGGATATTATGGATGCCCAGCGTCATCAGCGCCCTTACGTGGTCACCTTCTGTGGTGTTAATGGAGTGGGGAAGTCTACTAATCTTGCCAAG ATTTCCTTCTGGCTGTTAGAGAAtggcttcagtgtcctcatcgCTGCCTGCGACACATTTCGTGCCGGGGCTGTGGAGCAGCTACGCACACACACCCGGCGCCTGAGTGCCCTACATCCCCCGGAGAACCATGGCGGCCGCACTATGGTGCAGTTGTTTGAAAAGGGCTACGGCAAGGATGCTGCGGGCATTGCCATGGAAGCGATTGCCTTTG cacGTAACCAGGGCTTTGATGTGGTGCTGGTGGACACAGCTGGCCGCATGCAAGACAATGCCCCTCTGATGACCGCCCTGGCTAAGCTCATTACTGTCAACACACCCGACTTGGTGCTGTTTGTGGGGGAGGCCTTAGTGGGCAATGAGGCCGTGGACCAGCTG GTCAAGTTCAACAGAGCCTTGGCTGACCATTCCATGGCTCAAACACCTCGGCTCATTGATGGCATTGTCCTCACCAAATTTGATACCATTGATGACAAG GTGGGAGCTGCTATTTCTATGACCTACATCACAAGCAAACCCATCGTCTTTGTGGGCACTGGCCAGACCTACTGTGACCTACGCAGTCTCAATGCCAAGGCTGTGGTGGCTGCCCTCATGAAGGCTTAA